A genome region from Rissa tridactyla isolate bRisTri1 chromosome 18, bRisTri1.patW.cur.20221130, whole genome shotgun sequence includes the following:
- the RCC1 gene encoding regulator of chromosome condensation produces MMPGKRTAKKSPVPEDDSPGQKKIKVCHSSHRTQPGLVLTLGQGDVGQLGLGEDVMERKKPALVTLPEMVVQVEAGGMHTVCLSQTGKIYTFGCNDEGALGRDTSAEGSETTPGLVELQEKVVQVSAGDSHTAALTEDGRVFVWGSFRDNNGVIGLLEPMKTSSIPLQLQLSAPVIKIVSGNDHLVMLTVDGDLFTCGCGEQGQLGRVPALFANRGGRKGLQRLLVPQRVPVRGKGNRGKMRFQDAFCGAYFTFAVTQEGHIYGFGLSNYHQLGTQGTEPCFSPQNLTCFKNSTKSWVGFSGGQHHTVCVDSEGKAYSLGRAEYGRLGLGAGAEEKSTPTVIPELPSISSVACGASVGYAVSSDGRAFAWGMGTNYQLGTGEEDDVWSPVEMTGKQLENRTVLAVSSGGQHTVLLVKDKEQS; encoded by the exons ATGATGCCAGGGAAACGCACTGCAAAGAAGAGCCCGGTGCCAGAAGACGACTCTCCTGGACAGAAGAAGattaaag TCTGCCACTCATCCCACCGCACGCAGCCCGGCCTGGTGCTGacgctggggcagggggatgtcGGCCAGCTGGGCCTGGGGGAGGACGTGATGGAGAGGAAGAAGCCGGCCCTGGTGACGCTGCCGGAGATGGTGGTGCAGGTGGAAGCCGGAGGGATGCACACGGTGTGCCTTAGCCAGACGGGAAAA ATTTACACCTTTGGCTGCAACGATGAAGGCGCCCTCGGGCGCGACACCTCGGCAGAAGGGTCGGAGACCACACCGGGGCTGGTGGAGCTGCAGGAAAAGGTGGTGCAGGTCTCTGCGGGGGACAGTCACACAGCCGCGCTGACAGAGGACGGCAGGGTGTTTGTCTGGGGCTCTTTCCGG GATAACAACGGGGTGATCGGCTTGCTGGAGCCCATGAAGACGAGCTCCATtcctctgcagctccagctcagtGCACCCGTCATTAAAATTGTCTCAG gGAATGACCACTTAGTGATGCTGACGGTGGACGGTGACCTCTTCACGTGCGGCTGCGGCGAGCAGGGCCAGCTGGGGAGAGTGCCTGCGCTTTTTGCCAAccgaggaggaaggaaagggctgC AGCGCCTGCTAGTCCCCCAGCGCGTCCCTGTCAGAGGCAAAGGCAACAGAGGCAAAATGCGCTTCCAGGATGCTTTTTGCGGGGCTTACTTCACCTTCGCCGTCACGCAGGAGGGACACATCTATGGATTCGGCCTCTCCAATTACCACCAGCTGG GGACCCAGGGCACCGAGCCCTGCTTCTCCCCGCAGAACCTGACGTGCTTCAAGAACTCCACCAAGTCCTGGGTCGGGTTCTCCGGTGGGCAGCACCACACGGTGTGCGTCGACTCGGAGG GTAAAGCCTACAGCCTGGGCAGGGCCGAGTACGGCCGgctgggcctcggggcaggggcggAGGAGAAGAGCACGCCCACGGTCATCCCGGAGCTCCCCAGCATCTCTTCCGTTGCGTGTGGTGCATCGGTCGGCTACGCCGTCAGCAGTGACG GACGAGCGTTTGCCTGGGGCATGGGCACCAACTACCAGCTGGGCACGGGAGAGGAGGACGACGTCTGGAGCCCCGTGGAGATGACGGGCAAACAGCTGGAAAACCGCACGGTCCTGGCCGTGTCCAGCGGCGGCCAACACACGGTGCTGCTGGTCAAGGACAAGGAGCAGAGTTGA